In Lutra lutra chromosome 6, mLutLut1.2, whole genome shotgun sequence, the following are encoded in one genomic region:
- the OLIG3 gene encoding oligodendrocyte transcription factor 3 — translation MNSDSSSVSSRASSPDMDEMYLREHHHRRHHHQESRLNSVSSTQGDMVQKMPGESLSRAGAKATGESSKYKIKKQLSEQDLQQLRLKINGRERKRMHDLNLAMDGLREVMPYAHGPSVRKLSKIATLLLARNYILMLTSSLEEMKRLVGEIYGGHHSAFHCGTVGHSAGHPAHAANAVHAVHPILGGALSSGNASSPLSAASLPAIGTIRPPHSLLKAPSTPPALQLGSGFQHWAGLPCPCTICQMPPPPHLSALSTANMARLSAESKDLLK, via the coding sequence ATGAATTCTGATTCGAGCTCTGTCTCCAGCAGAGCTTCATCGCCGGACATGGATGAGATGTATCTGAGGGAACACCACcaccgccgccaccaccaccaggaGAGCCGTCTCAACTCGGTCTCTTCCACGCAGGGCGACATGGTGCAAAAGATGCCTGGGGAAAGCCTCTCGCGGGCCGGCGCCAAGGCCACGGGCGAGAGCAGCAAGTACAAAATCAAGAAGCAGCTGTCGGAGCAGGACCTACAGCAGTTAAGGCTGAAGATCAACGGCCGCGAGCGCAAGAGGATGCACGACCTAAACCTAGCCATGGACGGGCTGCGCGAGGTCATGCCCTACGCGCACGGGCCCTCGGTGCGCAAGCTCTCCAAGATCGCCACTCTCCTGCTGGCCAGAAACTACATCCTCATGCTCACCAGCTCCCTGGAGGAGATGAAGAGGTTGGTTGGCGAGATCTACGGGGGCCACCACTCTGCCTTCCACTGCGGGACCGTGGGACACTCCGCAGGCCACCCAGCACACGCCGCCAACGCCGTGCACGCTGTGCACCCCATCCTGGGCGGCGCGCTCTCATCCGGCAACGCTTCGTCCCCGCTGTCCGCCGCCTCGCTGCCGGCCATCGGCACTATTCGACCTCCCCACTCGCTGCTCAAGGCGCCCTCCACACCGCCCGCGCTGCAGCTGGGCAGCGGCTTCCAGCACTGGGCCGGGCTGCCCTGCCCCTGCACCATCTGCCAGATGCCGCCGCCGCCCCACCTTTCGGCTCTCTCCACCGCCAACATGGCTCGGCTGTCGGCCGAGTCCAAGGACTTGCTCAAGTGA